The sequence GGCCCGATGGCAGGGTCAGCGGCCTCCGCGCCCGCGGTGGCTTCGAGATTGATGAGGTCTGGAAGAACGGAGCGCTGGTGTCCGCCACCATCCACTCCATTTCCGGAGCCGCGGCCAAGATTCGCTATCGCGACCGGATCATCGAACCGAAGCTCGCGAAGGGAGCCTCGATCACCCTGACGCCCGCCTCCTGGCAAGGCCAAGGCACCTCGAAGTAAGAACGCGGGATACTGGCGGGTGCGCGCAAGATCGCCTGGCTTTCTTCCGTTTCACTGCGACTCCCACCCACCACCCGCCACCGCATGTTCATCCACAGCGCCATTTTCTGGCTCCGCAAGGACCTCACTCCCTCCGAGATTGCCACGTTCGACGAGGAGATCCGACGCCTTGCCAGCCTTCCTTATCTGGAACGGGGCCATGTGGGAACCCCGGCGGCCACCGAGGTGCGCGCCGTCACCGATCATTCCTTCAGCTACGCGACCTCGCTGCATTTCAAATCCCTCGAGGATCACGATTTCTATCAGAAGGAATGTCCGGATCACGCCCGCTTCGTGGCCACCTGCCGGACATTCTGGGAGCGCGTCGTCATTTACGATCTCGCTCCTTTGGCGTGAGAAGATCGTTCACCGGCCGCGCCGGGCGAGCTTCCGGTATTCCGCGGGGGTGGTGCCGGCGGCCTGGCGGAAGGCGATGAAGAAACTGTTCACGCTGGGGTAGCCGCTGCCGGCGGCGACGGATTCCACTTTCTGGTCGGTTTCACAAAGCAGCCGCTTCGCGTTCTCGATGCGGGTCGAGCGCAGGTGTTCGCCGGGCGTCATGCCGAGGTGGTCGACGAAGGCCTGGTGTAGCCCGCGGCGTGACATGCCCGAGTGCCGCGCCACCTGGTCGATGTCGATGGAGTCGTGGAACTGTCCGGCGATGAAACGCAGGGCCTTGGCCAGGCCTTCGTGGCTCACGGCGGTGATGTCCGTGCTCTGCCGGGAGATGATCCGGGAGGGGGCCACTCTCACCGGGGCGGCGGGCAGTGCTCCGCCACGCATCAGGCGGTCCAGCCAGGCCGAGCCTTGGTAGCCCAGTTCCTCGAAGTTCGGTTCGACGGAGGTGATCGGGCGCTGGGTGGACTGGGGGAGGAGCAGATCGTCCTCGATGCCGATCAGGGCCACATCCCGGGGGATCTGGATCTCGGCGTGCTCGCAGACCTCCAGTACCTCGACCGCGAGGGTGCCATTGGCGGTGAACACGGCCAGCGGCTTCTCCGCCTTGCGGAGCTGGGTGGTGAGCCACGCCCGGCGGCTGCTCCATTCGCCGCGGCCCTGGCGGTAGTGCTTGTGGCGGTGCCACTTCAGCCATTCGCAGCCGTAGCCCTCGGCGGCGAGCGCCTTCACGAAACCGGTGCCGCGTTCCTCGAACGTCCAGTTGTCCGAGTCGCTGTAGAACATGAAATTCCGGAAGCCGCGGCGAAGGAAATGTTCGGCGGCCATGGTGGCACAGGCGAGGTGGTCCTGGGCCACGTGGGCGAAGGGGAGATTGGCGCGGCGGAGGCTGAAATCGACGGTGGGCTTCTTCAGGGACCGCACGAACTCGCAGAGTTCGTCGCTGCCGGCCAGCCAGGCCAGGACGCCATCGCCTTCCCAGCCCCAGGGAATGGTCAGCTCCTTGGTGATGCTCGCGGCGGAGATGTGCCAGTTGTGCTCGGTGGCGTAGGAGGCGATGCCGTTGAGCAGCCGGTGATCGTGCCAGCCCAGGGCAAGGAGCACGTTCTTCTGTTTCGGCTTCCCGTGGTCCGACGCTTTTCCTCGCATGGTCTGGTTTTTCTAGAGGAATCGGGAATGCCTGTAAATGCAGGATTCGGAATGTCGTATTGGGTTTTATGCAAGGATGCGCCGGGTGACGATGCCACCCGGCGCTGTGCATTGGTACCCGGTGAAAGGGGAGGGTGACAGGAAGACGGCCAGACGGGTTATCCGTCCGGCCGTGCAATCGCATCGTACCCTACAAAAGGGATGGCCCCCGCAGGCGCCAGGTTGAATCGGCATTCAATTTGCTTTGGCTGGAAAGCATCCTGAGGCGGCTCTGAATTTGGAGTGCGGCGAGGCATCGCCGCTTTGGGTGCCGGAGAGAATCGACGGGAGTTGCAGCGGGGCTGTGGAAGACGAGCTGGAACCAGAGAGGAGGTGATTCTGGAACGAGGGGGCGGGTTGGCGAATGCAGGTGTGGCCCCCGGCGATGTCTCGCCTCCGCTCAAAGCGGCGATGCCTCGCCGCACTCCAAATCAGAGGCACCCGGCCTCCTCTTTGATTGTTGATTCAGCCTAGCGGAGGCTGCCGCCCGCGCTGTCCTGCGGAGCCCAGGCATCGGTACCAGCCAGGATCTTGGCCACGGTCAGGTTGGCGATCTCGGAATCGGTGAGCTTCTTGACCCAGGCGACCCGGGCGGCGGTGCTGGCCCCCGGGCCGGTGCAGTCGACCTCCGAGTAGCGGGCGGTGGCCTCGTTGGCGGCGTTGCCCCAGTTGTTCCAGCCCTCCGGCTGGATGTGGTCGCCCATCTCGCAGCGGACGTAGATCACGCTGGCATTGGGGCGCCACGGGCGGCCCAGCGCCGCATTGGGCTTTTTCATGGAGCGCGGCGTTTCACCCGGGTTGCCGGAGTTCCACGGAATGTCATCGCCGGTCAGCTTGCAATCGAAGAAGACGAAGCCGTAGGCCTGCTGGGCGGGCGTGCTCGCCGCGGTGACGTAGCCGCCGTTCTTGCTGTGGATCGTGCAGTGGTCGAAGACGGCGGTGGCATCGCCATAGATGAAATCGACGCGGCCCTCGATGGTGCAGTTCTGGTAATACTGGCGGCCCTTGTTCGCCATCAGGGTGTCCTGCCAGCCGAGCATGCGGCAGTTGCGGAAGGTGGCGCGGTCGGCATCCACGCGGAGGGCGAGTGCCTGGCCGTGGTCTCCCGAGGTGTTTTCGAAGGTGATGCGCTCGGCGGTGAAATCGGGGGCCTGGATGACCACGCCGATGCCGGCGAACATCGGGGTGCCACCGGGTTCCGGTTCCTTCACGTTCTTCGCGTAGGTGAGCACGGTGTTCTCCAGCTCCTCGCCGATGAACTGGAGGGAACGCTTGGCCGATGGGATCAGCAGCGGGCCTTCATAGCGGCCGGGCTTGATCAGGATGCGGAAGGGCTTGGAGCCATTGTCCGGCGCGGAGTTCACGGCATCCCGCACCGTGGTGTGGGTGCCGGAGCCATCGGCGGACACCACCGCATCGTAGGTGGACTCCGCCGTCTTCGGCAGGTCGTTCACCGGGGTGGCCCGCAGGAGCGGCGTGAGCGCGGGGACGGTCTTGCGGAGTTCCTCGGCGACGAGGCGGCCGAACAGCACGTGACCCTTTTCATTCAGATGGGTGCCATCGTAGGCGGGGGCACCGTCGGTGCCTGATTTCGTCGGGCTGAACTCCAGGCACTTGTCCGGCCCGAGGGATTCGCACAACGCCAGGCTGCGGGCATGGAGGTCGACCAGTGGTACGCGCTTGTCCCTCGCGATTTTGCGCACCTCGGCGGCGTAGGGTTCCAGGCTCGACTTGATCTTCCCCGGATGCTCGCGATCCCACTGGCGGCGGACGAGGGGAGTGACGAGCACGGGGATCGCCCCGGCGGCCCGCGCTTCATCGACGTAGGCGGCCATGTCGCTGACGAAGGTCGGCATGTCCGTGGAGCGTCCCGGCTTCCCGGGCTCGTTGTTGTGTCCGAACTGGATGAGGTAGTAGTTTCCCTTCAGTTCGAGCGCCTTGGTCCAGCGGCCTTCGTCGCGGAAGCTCTTCGAACTGCGGCCGCCCTGGGCCGTGTTCGCGCACCCGGCCTTGTCGGTGAGGAATTGCTTGAAGCCGAGACCCCAGCCGGCGTTGTCGGTGACGGTGGAGTCCCCGACGAGGACGATCCGGACCGGCTTTGCCACCGGCTCCGGTGCGGCTTGGGAACTGGGAAGCATGCCCAGAATGGATGCGAGGAGAATACAGGGTTTCAGGAGTTTCATAAATGGGGCATGCGGGAATTATCCGGGGATGGCGGATGAAAGGGTTGTCCACTCTAGGATGCTCTCCGCGATCGGTAAACGTCGTCCCGTTGCAATAGATATTGAAAATTGGGTGGGCGTGGGAATGACCCGCACATTTTTCAACGCATCTTGCAGAAGATGCCGATGACGCGGTGGGGAATCTTTCTAACATAAGCTACCAAACCCGGCCTGTTGTTCCACCCGGTCCATTCACGAAAGACCGGGGCATGCCCCGCCGCCCGGACGGCGGGAGTTCCGCGCGCGTCCGATTCCGCCGCCGCGTTTGTGAAAATTTCCCCACGCCGCCCGTGGGCCGCCCCGTCGCGCCCGGGTCCGGCGTTTCTCCAAAACCCAAGCCCAAATCCATCCATGATTCGTTCATTCCTTCACCGCTGTCTTGCAGCGATCGCGGTGCTCGTGCCCACCCTAGGCCAGGCGGCCGTCCTTCAGGCGGTCAATTCCGGAGGCGGCGCGGTCGCCCCGTTTTCGGCGGACGCCTCCTTTTCCGGAGGCGGCACCTACAGCAGCGCGTCCACGATCGCCACCAGCGGCGTGGTGAACCCCGCTCCGCAGTCGGTCTACCAATCGGAGCGAAATGGCAATTTTACTTACACCTTCGGCAGCCTCGCTCCGGGCGTGCTTCACACGGTGCGGCTGCATTTCGCGGAGCTGTACCACTCCGCGGCGGGTAGCCGTCGGTTCCATGTCTCGATCAATGGCGCACAGGTGCTGACGAACTTCGACATCTTCGCCGAGGCCGGCGGCAAGAACATCGCCATCGTCCGGGAGTTCGCCGCGGTGGCGAACGCGTCCGGGCAGATCGTGGTCCAGTTCGCGAACGGCGCGGCTGACCTGGCGAAATCGAGCGGGATCGAGATCCTCGAGGGGGTTCTCTACCAGGTCAATTCCGGTGGCACGGCAGTGGCTCCGTTCACGGCGGATGCATCCTTCTCCGGAGGATCGACCTACAGCACCGCGGCCGCGATCAACACCGGCGGTGTGGCGGGAGCCGCACCGCAGGCGGTTTACCAGACCGAACGTTTCGGCAATTTCACCTACACCCTTGGGAGCCTGGGCGCGGGCACCACCTGTACGGTGCGGTTGCACTTCGCGGAGATCTACCACTCCGCCGTCGGCAGTCGCCGTTTCAACGTCTCGATCAACGGCACACAGGTGCTGGCAAATTTCGACATCTTCGCGGCCGCGGGCGGCAAGAACATTGCCATTGTCCGGGAGTTCGCCGCGGTGGCGAACGCGTCCGGGCAGATCGTCATCCAGTTCGCGAATGGAGCGGCGGACCAGGCGAAATCGAGTGCGTTCGAGGTCCTCTCCACGCCCATCGGCACGGCACCGGTGATCCTTGCGCAACCGCAGTCGGTCATCGCCAATGCGGGCGCTTCCGCCACCCTGGCCGCCACCTTCGGATCGACGTCCTCCGCGCCGACCTACCAGTGGAGCCGTAGCGCGGATGGCCTCACCTTCACCGATGTGGCGGGGGCCACCGGTCCCTCGCTGACGCTGACGGCTTCGGCCGCGAACTCGGGGTTCTACCGCGTGACCGCAACCAATGCTGGCGGCAGCGTGGTCAGCCGTGCGGCGCATTTTGGCATCCCCACCACGCAGGGGGTCACCTTCGCCCCGGCGAACAACGCCACCAACCTCAGTATCGACCAGCCGCTGCGCCTGACGTTTCCCTCGCCGCCGAAGCTGGGGCCCTCCGGCGTGCTCAGGATCCACGATGCGGCGACCGGCGCGGTCGTGGTATCCATCGATCGTTCGCAGTTCATCGGCTACACGCTCTTCGGCGGCACGCTGGTGAATGCCGCGCGGCAGACGGTGCAGGGCAAGCAGATGTATTACCTGCCGATGGCGGTCTATGGCAACGAGGTGTGGGTCAACCTCGGCGTTACCCAGCGGCTGGCCTACGGGAAGAGCTACTATGTGACCATGGACCCCGGCCTGCTGGTCGATTCCTCCAATGCCGCCTATCCCGGCATCACCGACACCACGGCGTGGCGGTTCTCGACCCGGTCGGCGGGTCCGGCGGCGGCCACCGCCACCACTGGACCGGCCGAGATCACCGTGGGGACGGACGGCGCCGGGGACTTCGCCACGCTCCAGGGCGCGGTGGATTGGATTCCGCAGAACAACGCGTTGCAGCGCACCATCCGCGTGAAGCCTGGTGTCTACCGGGAGCCCGTCTACATCGGCCAGAACCGCGGCTTCGTCTCGCTGGCGGGGGATGGGGTGGACCGCCAGGCGGTGCAGCTCATCCAGCACTATGCGGCGGAAGTGTATGGCGATGGCGCGCGCGGAGCGGGCACGCTGAACATCGGCTGCGATGATGTGACGGTGCGGGACATGACCATCGACAACCTCGCCTACATCGCCCAGCCCAACCTGGCCGGGGCCTTCGCTCCGCCCGCGGCGGCCTTCGCCGGGCCCATCAACACGCTGCTCACCACCGGCAAGCGCCTGGTGTTCGACAACGTGCTCATCAAGGGCGGACAGGACACGCTCTACTCCGTCTCCGGCGTCGCCTATTTCAGCCGCTGTGAGATCTGGGGCAGCGTGGACTTCATCTATGGGGACGCACTGGCCGTGTTCGACAACTGCGACATCGTGCAGATCCGGAGCACCGGCGGCCCCATCACCGCGCCGAGCACCCCCTACGCGCAGCCTTATGGCATGGTGTTCCTGAACAGCCGCTTCCCGCGCGCGCTCATCGCCAATGGCTATCCCTACGATGTCGGCGTGAATACGACGAACTTCATGCGGCCATGGCGCCAGGACGGGGCCACCGCGATCGTCAACTGTCAGCTCGGCACGCACCTCACCACGAAGGGGTGGTCGGAATGGGGTGGCCGCGAGGTTACCTGCCGAGCCCGTGAATACGGCAACACGCTGATCGGCGGCGGTGCCGCGCCGACTCCCGCCCAGCGCCAAGCCGCGGGTGCTTACTGGACCAACACCCTGGATCCCGACTACACCGGACCGCCGATGACGGAAACCGCCGCGCTGGTTTCGTCCGGCAGTGGCACCGCCAACCGCCAGGCCGTGATAGTGGACCCCGCCGCCTACACACTCGATGCAATTTTCGGCAACGCCTACTTCAACCTCGGCGGCTGGCTGCCCGAAGCCGCGCCCTCGAAACTATCGGACGGCTACGGTTCGGCGGCCACCGGCGGCCAGGGAGGCACGGCCGTGACGGTCACCACTACGGCCCAGCTGCTGTCCTACGCGACCTCCGCGCTGCCCTACATCATCAATGTCTCCGGCACCATCCAGGTGACCGGCGGCGCGGGCAGCGGTGGCAACCGCGTGGACATCAAATCGAACAAGACGATCCAGGGTGTGGACGGAGCCTCGACGGTGATCGGCACCCTCAACATCTCGACCAACAACGTCATCATCCGCAACCTCAACATCACGAACCCCGGCACCACGGTCGGCAGCGATGGCAAATACACCGATGGCGGCGATGGCATCCAGATCTGGGGTGGGACGAATGTCCACGTTTCCCACTGCACGCTCTACGACTGCGCCGACGGCTGCTGTGACATCACCCAGGGCGCGGACTACATCACCGTGGCCTGGTGCAAGTTCCACTACACCGCGGCGGCGTTGGTGCACCGGTTCCCGATGATCTCGGGGAATACCAGCACCTCCCGCTACCGCATCACGCTCCACCACAACTGGTTCGCGGAGGGTTGCCACGAGCGTATGCCGTCCGGAAGCCACAATACCGTCCACCTCTACAATAATTACTTCTCCTGCGCGGGGAACTACTATGCCTCCGATGTCCGCCTGGACGGGCGGATGGTGGTGCAGAACAACCACTACCAGGGCGTCAACAACCCGTGCACCAGGAATGGCGGCAAGGCCTTCCTGTCCGGGAACCTTTTCGCCTCCTGCACCGGGAATCCCGGTGGCTACGACACCACGGCGGGCACGGTCACGCCGAACGATCCGGTATTCATGCCGCCGTATTTCCACCTGCTCGATGACACCGCCAACATCGCGGCGCTGGTGACGGCGGGCGCGGGAAATCCCCAGGCGGCCGCAGTGATCCCGCCCGCCGATTCCCTCACGGCGTGGCGGTCCGCGAACTTCACTTCGGGACAGATCTCCGCCGGGCTGGCAAACCTCGTGGCCGATCCGGATGGCGATGGCCTGTCCAATCTCGCCGAATACGCGCTGGGCGCGGACCCGGGACAGAAGACACCGCTCCCCGCGGCAGTACGTGATGGCTCCGGCCTCACGCTGACCTTCACCCGTCCGAAGGGGCTGCCAGGCGTGACTTATATCGGTGAGTCGACGGAGGACTTCACGGCCTGGACCACGCTGCCGTTGGAGATTCTCCAGTCCGGTGATCCGGAAACCATCCGGGTGCGAGATCCATTGGCGGGCGGCAATCCCAAGCGGCGCTTCCTGCGGCTCCGTTTCCAGTTCACGGCGCCTTAGTGGATCCGGTCGGTTCTGGGGTTCCATCGCCTTTACCAGAGCTTTTCCGCGCCGCCGGCGTCGGCTGTTGCCAATCAGGGTTTTCGACTCTGGTTGGCGATCGTCGCGAACGCGGCCAATGTGGCCAAGCCGACGTGTGGGTTCCAAAGGACTCACAATCGTTCGCTTCTTGTCGAGGATGGAGGGAAGGCGGAGTTGGTCGGGGGATACGCCAGTTTGTGCGTATTGTGGGTAAAGTGGAAGAGGGGACATAGTGCACGGCAGCCTTCAAGGCGTTCCACTTGATGACGCATCCCCTCATCGCCGGGTTCTGGTTTAGCCCGGCTACCGGCCGCATGCGCGGTACGGGCCGATTCGGTCCAGGTCTTGATGCGTTGTCGTTTTGGAGCCGCTTGGGAGCGCCATCCCGACAACCCACCTCATCCATGAAACCCAGATTCGCCTCCGCTTCCTGCTGTTCCGCTCGTCATCGCGGATGTCCGCGCCTGATTGTTGTTTCCCTTGCTTGTCTCCTTGCTTCCACGTCGGTCCATGCCGCGGACAGCGCGTGGATCCTCAACAACAACGGCAACTGGAGCACCGCTGGCAACTGGCTGGGCAGCACTGTGGCCGATGGCGCGGGCTCCACCGCCACGTTCAACATCGACATCTCCGCGGACCGCACCATCTCGCTCGATTCCGCCCGCACGATTGGCAACCTGTCCTTCCGCGACACCGCCGCGGGCTCGAACTGCTACATTATCGGTGGCAACAGCACGCTGACCCTGGACAACGGGGCGAACAAACCGACGATCAGCATCTACCCGCGCACGGGAGCGATCGTGGCTCGCATCGACCGTCCCATCGCCGGCACCAATGGCTTCCAGGTGCTGGCCCCCGGCGGGGCCGCCTCGATGGGGCTTGGCACCGCGAACACGTTTTCGGGCAAGGTGATCATTGGGGCCGGCGCCTCGCTGCGCACGGACAACGGTAGCTCGCTGGGGGTGAGGGATCCGCTGACGACACTGACCAGCGGCACCGGGGACCCCACCGTGGTGAACTACACCGAGGTAATTTCCGGAGGCACTCTCAACATCAGCAGTCTCAACCATGGCACTGAATACATCAAGGCGGCGGGCACGGGATGGGATGGCAATGGCGCGGTGGTGAATCTCAATGCCACCCAGACCAACTCGCTGCAGCAGATGGAGCTGACCGGTGACGCGACCTTCGGGGGGAGCAGCCGCTGGGACATCCGCCATGCCACCGCGGCCTCCGCGCGCCTGTTCCAGAACGGATACACCCTCACCAAGACCGGCAGCAACCAGATCAGCCTGGTGAATGTCCGCGTGATCGGGGGGGGCAACATCATCGTGAACCAGGGCACGCTGGGAGTGGAGTCCGGCACCATCCTCGATGGGGCAGGGACGGTGACGGTGAACACGGGCGGCAGTTTCAACCTGTACGAGAACACCGGCGTCACCACGCGGGCGGTCCTCATGAACGGTGGATCGATGAACCACACCAGCGGCAACGCGAACGCGACCTACGGTGGAAACATCACCCTCAACGCCGCCACGACCATGAGCCAGTCCGGGGCCACCGGCAGCATGACCCTCGCCGGAGCGATCGACGGCACCGGGGCGCTGCTCAAGACCGGGCCGGGCACGCTTCATCTCAACGGGGCGAACACCTTCACCGGTTCCACCACGGTCTCCACCGGCACCCTCCAGCTCGCGACCTCTTCGCTGGCATCCGCGGACATCGCCATCACCGGCGGCGCGGTGCTCGACAACGCGGCGACCGGCGTGGCGCAGACCATCACGGGCAAGCTGACGGTGGGCCGAAGCGGCGCGGCGGCGACGGACATCACCGGCGCGGTGACCTTCGGCGCGGGGGGCAACCTGGAGATCGGACCTTCTGCACGGAACGGCGGCACCTCCGCCGAATGCACCGCCACGATCGCGAAGGATCTGGAGTTCACCGGCGGCGGCAGCGTGTTTTTCGACCTCGGCTCCACGACCGCCGATCTTTCCGACAAGGTCGTGGTGGGAGAGGATCTGACGCTGAACGGCACCACCGACATCCACGTGTCGGCGCTGGATGGCGCGCTGGGCGAGGGCAGCTATGTCCTGGCCTCCTACGTGGGAACGCTCACCGGTTCCGCGGCCAATCTTTCGTTGTCCGGCTTGCCGCCGTCCACCCGCCAGACGTTCACCCTCAGCACCACCAGCGTGGCCAACGCGGTGACGCTGGATGTGGCCGGAACCGCCGCCAATCTCGTATGGATCGGCGATGGCGCGGCCAACGCCTGGGACCTCAATGCCACGGCGAATTTCAACAACGGCGGTCAACTCGGGAAGTTCCTCAACTTCGACACCGTGGTGTTCGACGACACGGGAATCTCCAGCCCGCCGGTCCAGCTCTCCGGCACGTTGGTTCCTGGCTCGCTCATCGTGAACGCCAGCGCGGACTACACCTTCACCGGCGGCGGGGTGATCAGCGGCATCACCTCTCTGCGGAAGCAGGGCTCGGGCACGCTCACTGTAACGGGGGGGAGCCACGACTTCAGCGGCGGCGCGATCGTCGCCGGCGGCACCTTGTCCGTGGCCTCCCTCGGGAATTCCGGCGCGGTCTCGCCGATCGGATCCTCGGCCACCATCACGCTGCAAGGCGGCGCGATCGCGTTCACCGGCGGCAGCGCGTCTTCCAACAAGACCCTCGACCTGGGCGCCGTGGGCGGTGGCATCGCGGTGCCGGGAGCCGGATCGGTGCTGACCCTTTCCGGCGCCACACCGGTCACCGGCACCGGCACGCTCACCGTGAGCGGCGCGGGCGCGCTGCGTTTCGCGCAGGACAACGCGGCATTCACGCTGGCGACGAAGGTGGCCGGTGGCGGCAACGTGCGGCTGAACCCGCGGGTGGTGGCGGGTGCCACGACTTCCCTGGAGGTCGGGTTGACGGGGGCGAACAGCGGCTTCAGCGGAAACTGGATCCTGGAGGGGCCGGCGTCCGGGAGCTGGCGCTTGTCCTCGGCGAGCGTGACCGCCGCGAATCTGGGTGCGGTTGGGATTGCGGTGGGGGCGGGCGCGCAACTCTTTGCCAGCGGCGTGACGATCACGAACCCGCTGACGCTCACCGGAAAGGGCTACGTGGAAACCGATGGTACCAACAGCGGGGCCCTGCGCCTGGATAACTCAACCTATAGCGGTAGCTCGATCATCATCGCCGGATCCGCGAAGGTCGGCTGCCTGTCCACCGGCAATGGCATCATTTCCGGCGCGGTGCTCCGCGGAGCCACCATCGGCGGAAACGATGACATCCTCACCATCGGTGGCTCAAACGGGAGTTCGACCGGAGTGATCGTTTTCACCGGGACGGTGGAGGACACCACGCTGGACAAGATCATCGTGGGCGGAGGCGGCTCCTCGACCAGCCCGCAGGTGCTTCAGGTTGGAAGCGGGACGGTGTCCGGCAGCCTGGGCAATGTTCCGATCCAGCTCGGCAGCGATGCCCAGCCGGTCCAACTGCGTTTCCACCAGGCGGACGATGCGGTGGCGCCGGCGACGATTACCTCCACCGGCACCAACACCGAAGTGCACGCCAATACCCCGGGGGGGGAACCAATGGCAAGGGGCTCACGCTCATCGGTTCATTGGCTGCCGGGTACCTCGGCGTGGGCACCGGTGCCGCGGCGACTCCCAGCACGTCGAATTTGACCATTGAAAGTGGGGCGAACGTGGCCGTCACCACCTTCTATGTGGGGGATGCGAGCGGGCGCTCAGGCATGGTGATCCAGACGGGAGGTTCCGTCGCCGTGGCCGGCGGTTGCCGCATTGGCCACTACGCCACCGAGAGCAGCGCTTACACGATGACGGGAGGATCGCTCACCCTGACCGGGAATCCGACCGCGAATCCCTCGACCTCCGGCGTGGGGGAACAGGTGGGAGGCATCTACCTCGGCGTCGATGGCACCGGCTCGCTGGTCCAGACCGGAGGCTCGATCTCGACCCGCTTCGTGGTTCTGGACAATCGCGGCGACAGCGCGGGTACCGATACGCTGACCTTGAGCGGCGGAACGCTCACCCTCACCTCGATCTGGGGACTCACCCAGCGCAATGCCTCCACGTTGGTGAACTTCGGAGGTGGCACGATCGTCGCGGGCGCGAACCTGCCAATCGATGCCACACCCGTGCTTGCCGATGGCACCACCACCACCATCAACACCGGTGGATTCACCGTGACGGCACCGAAGGCCTTCAGTGGAACCGGTGGCCTCGCGATCACCGGCGGCGGCACGTTCCAGGTCACCGGGACTTCGACGGCGATCGGCACGGCCACCGTGAGCGGCAGCGGCACCACCTTGACGGGAACCGCGACGATGGCGGGATCCGACGTGACGATCCAGGCCGGGGCCAAGGTGAAGCCGACCTCCACGCTCCAGTTCCTCGGCAACCTGAACGTGAATGCCGGTGCATCGCTGGAAGCGGCCATCACGTCCCCCACCGCCGTGACCAAGGTGGTGTCAGCGGGGCAATTGACCGCGAACGGCACCGTGAAAGTGACCCTCTCCGGGTTCACGCCCACGCTTGGCCAGGTGTTCGACATCGCGGACTTCACCTCCTTCTCCGGGACGCCTTCCTTCGATTTCTCCGGAGCGGTTTTGCCCGGCGGTCTGACGTGGAGCACCACCTCCTTCAGCACCGATGGGAGGATCTCCATCGTGGCGGGCAATGCCTATCAGGCCTTCGAGGCGAGCCATGGCATCTCCGGCGCCGGAGCCACGGTGGACTCGGACGGGGATGGCATCGTCAATGGAATCGAGTTCGTGCTCGGCGGGAATCCGTCCGGCCCGGGATCCGATTCCTCCGCATTGAGTCCCACGTTCACGGTGGACGAATCCTACTTCCGTTTCATGTTCCGGCGTGCCGATGCGTCGGTGTCGTTCAATCCGCATGTGAAATACGGGAGTGACCTGGCGGGATGGACGGACGCGGTGGACGGGCTGCCGGTGGAGAATCCGGTGATCGTGGCGGTGGAGGGAAGCTTCTACGGGCCCGGCGTGGCCCGCGTTTCGGTGCTGATCCCGCGTTCGCTGGCCGCTCCGGGAGGCAAGTT comes from Luteolibacter sp. LG18 and encodes:
- a CDS encoding Dabb family protein yields the protein MFIHSAIFWLRKDLTPSEIATFDEEIRRLASLPYLERGHVGTPAATEVRAVTDHSFSYATSLHFKSLEDHDFYQKECPDHARFVATCRTFWERVVIYDLAPLA
- a CDS encoding DNA-binding transcriptional regulator, producing MRGKASDHGKPKQKNVLLALGWHDHRLLNGIASYATEHNWHISAASITKELTIPWGWEGDGVLAWLAGSDELCEFVRSLKKPTVDFSLRRANLPFAHVAQDHLACATMAAEHFLRRGFRNFMFYSDSDNWTFEERGTGFVKALAAEGYGCEWLKWHRHKHYRQGRGEWSSRRAWLTTQLRKAEKPLAVFTANGTLAVEVLEVCEHAEIQIPRDVALIGIEDDLLLPQSTQRPITSVEPNFEELGYQGSAWLDRLMRGGALPAAPVRVAPSRIISRQSTDITAVSHEGLAKALRFIAGQFHDSIDIDQVARHSGMSRRGLHQAFVDHLGMTPGEHLRSTRIENAKRLLCETDQKVESVAAGSGYPSVNSFFIAFRQAAGTTPAEYRKLARRGR
- a CDS encoding pectinesterase family protein, producing MLPSSQAAPEPVAKPVRIVLVGDSTVTDNAGWGLGFKQFLTDKAGCANTAQGGRSSKSFRDEGRWTKALELKGNYYLIQFGHNNEPGKPGRSTDMPTFVSDMAAYVDEARAAGAIPVLVTPLVRRQWDREHPGKIKSSLEPYAAEVRKIARDKRVPLVDLHARSLALCESLGPDKCLEFSPTKSGTDGAPAYDGTHLNEKGHVLFGRLVAEELRKTVPALTPLLRATPVNDLPKTAESTYDAVVSADGSGTHTTVRDAVNSAPDNGSKPFRILIKPGRYEGPLLIPSAKRSLQFIGEELENTVLTYAKNVKEPEPGGTPMFAGIGVVIQAPDFTAERITFENTSGDHGQALALRVDADRATFRNCRMLGWQDTLMANKGRQYYQNCTIEGRVDFIYGDATAVFDHCTIHSKNGGYVTAASTPAQQAYGFVFFDCKLTGDDIPWNSGNPGETPRSMKKPNAALGRPWRPNASVIYVRCEMGDHIQPEGWNNWGNAANEATARYSEVDCTGPGASTAARVAWVKKLTDSEIANLTVAKILAGTDAWAPQDSAGGSLR